GACTCAATcctttatctatctatctatctatctatctatctatctatctatctatctatctatctatctatctatctatctatctatctatctatctatctatctatctatctatctatctatctatctatctatctatctatctatctatctatctatctatctatcatccatccatccatccatccatccatccatccatccatccatccatccgatTAGCTCTTCCTGACTCTGACCAATCACCGTTCCTCACCTCCAACACTTCTAACCAATCACGATCcacaccagccaatcagacacTTCCACTTCTGCCAACTTCCGCGTCTCCTGGTCGCAAGCCCCACCCCTGCCGCCGACGTCACCGGAGCCCCGTGACATCTACCTGCGGAACAAAACCCGGACGTGTCAGGTGTGACTTCCTTTCTTCGGTGTGAGCGGGACGTAAGGTGAGTTATCGGAGCGGCtcggagcggcggcggcggcggcgggggggttGAGTTACGTAATGTCTTAACGTCCCGTTTAACGGCAGCttcagcagccccccccccggcccgTTAATGATTAACGGCAGCTTTTGAACAACAACCGATGGGTGTGGCTATTAACGCGTTAGCAACAACAGAGAGACGAGCTAAGTGGAGGCTAAAGCTAACCTCGTCAGCTAGCTGCTAAAACATCCACTTTAGTTTATTAAactctcacccccccaccccccacccccgaccgAACAAAACTCGTTAATTGTGTTGTATTAACAGTTTTTAAGCTAACTCAGCTAAGGAAgtctctatttaaaaaaaaaaaaaaaaaaaaaacagcgtgTGGCAATATGGCTGAAAGAGTTAGCATAGATGCTAACGTGGCAGTGAATGGATTCATTAGAGCAGGGATCGATATCTCTGATCAAGTTGAGTATTAGCCTGTAAGTGACgtcatgaaattttttttttttaaaaaaagggcgCTTTTAGTTGACGTCTTTCCGTTTCAATTTAGCCCGAATTAAGAAACACGTCATTCTGACGTCATCTTTTGATTGAAGTCGTTGCTAATTCAAATCGATAACCGATCAATGGTGATTGTTCGCGTCATTTGACTGTTAGATTTGAATGTTAGATTTGACTGATCATTAGTTTTGGTCGATTTTTTTACACATCAAATTTAACACCTAAGAGTCACGTTCCTTGTTTGATTGCGCAGACATGACTAATAGATCTAGCTGATGGTGattctgttctctctctctctcccccgaCAGCTGGTCGACCATGATGGATGAAGTGAATTTCTCGTCCGCCAGCTCCGGGGCCTCGAATACGTACCCGAAGCAGTGCTCGGCGCTGAGAAAGAACGAATACGTTATGCTGAGAAACCGCCCATGTAAGATCGTGGAGATGTCTACCTCCAAGACCGGCAAGCACGGGCACGCCAAGGTAAAACCTGTGGAATGCAGGGCCCGTGGCATGTTAAATTATTCTCAAGGTTTTGATCACTCCTGTTTTCCCAGGTTCACCTCATTGGAATGTGCATCTTCACTAACAAGAGGTACGAAGATATCTGCCCGTCCACTCACAACATGGAAGTCCCGAATGTGAAAAGGACCGATTATCAGGTGagagtcattcattcatcaagtGCTGGTTTCTGTCAGGAGAAAACGTGCCTCTACTGGAAACGTTTCTTTGTTTGAGCCGTAAATATTTTTACatcgttgttttttttggagttttttttttaacaactggAAGAATTTTCATTTTACTGGTAATTGGGCGTGTTCCACCCGAGGGTAATTGTCTCTTCAGCAGTTGTGAAATGATTTGCAGGTTCTGAACTGGTTGGACTGGTTTTCGGTGGCCAAGCAGGAGGCGGCTTGGGATTGTAGTcgttttaaaataaagaaaaaggacaCTAGGATTTGCCCTGAGGCTCCGTTTTGTTTAACCCTTCATAGTGTACTTACTGAAATGCTTTGAGATTCAAAAGTTCAAACTTGGACAATCATTAGATTGATTGGTACAAATAACCGGAAGCGAATGAGTCAATTACAATGAAGTGACGCGTGTTGTAACAAGCATGCCACGCCCTCTTCTCTGCTTACTATTGGCCGCTGCTGGTCGTTCTCAGTCACATCCGGTCACTCGTATTGTTGCTTCTCATTCCGTTCAGTGTATTGGAGTCGAGGACGGCTACGTTAACCTGCTAAGCGACGACGGAACTCAAAAAGATGACCTCAAGCTGCCGGAAAACGACTTAGGCCAAGATATCAAGACACGCTGTGAAAACAGCGATACCTTCATGGTGAGTTCTGGTGAAAACATCTCCGTCCTATGTACTCGGAACGCCTGAGGGTGacgtctttgtttatttacaaaatTAAGACGATGGTGTGTTGTGTCTAatatgtgtgtacagaaaaCAGCACCTGATTGGTCCAGATACTCGTGTACCCGTCTGACCTTAGAGCCGTGTCATGTGTTCCTCTTCCCAGGTCACGGTGCTACAGGCGATGGATGAAGAGCAGATATGCGGCATCAAGAATATGAATCCTTAAATTCCTGGACGGCGCTGGAGACCTCACACTCCTCTCTGAAGCTTCACCAAACCGCGTGACGGGGTCGGGCTCTTCAACCAGACCGCCAGCTGAGGGCCGACTGGGGTTCTCTTTCAATCGATGAACCCACCGGTAGTGGCACATCGGCTCTGCAACTGTTCCCGATCACGTTTTAGGAATCCACGTTGTCGTTAAAGTGTGTCGTCTTCCAGTTTGTGTTACTTTTTTAAGtcgtttttgaaatgtatttttaatttggcGTCTTCATTTGTACTGCAATCATGCTCCTTTTATTACCCACAACTCTCCAATGCAAACCGTCGGATCTAGTCTAGTTTGAACGTTTCTGTCCtctgagcctttttttttctctctctcaggcttTGCTGGGCTGTTAAACACagaatgatgatgtcaccagtgtAGTCAGCGCAGCGTAATGACCTCATAAAAAAGAACTTCAGAACGCGGAGTCATTATGAATCAGCTGACTGACGTCCTCTTCTTTGTCTAACAGTCATTTAATCGTTTCTGGTGCCCAGTATCAGTAGGTGGATGTATGTTTGGGTTGTaggctttttttgtgtgtgtgtgtgtggggggggggtgtatgacTGAAAGgagtgtttaaatttaaaaaattgcacaCATCTACATCTGCACACAGCTTTTACTGGGACTGTCGTTGGCGGACGACATTAGCATTAGCGAGGTGTTCTGTTTCCACCAGAACTGACTTCAGACTGGGAATAACGGTGTTCCCAGTCTTCGCTGTTCCCCTTCCGGGCTGGGTTTAGGTCTCTCCTCCTGTTACGAACTGTCTTTGTCATTTATCCTTTTTAACGTTACATGAACCGACTCTTCTGTTGTCAATAACGttctgctgctgtctgtttcAAAGAGGTCAAATAAAGTTCATCCTGATTTTAGGAGACATTTGTCAGCTGTTTTCTTGTGAAGATTtcggggttgtttttttttcactcacagGTGTTGGATGTGGAATCAATAAATAACGATTTAATGAGAAACCTGTATTACCTTCAAATGGCCACTAGGTGGCAGAGAAACATCGTCTTCAGCTTCCTCATATCTAacaatttcttgtttttataatacAATGAGGGTGAATGTGAAAACACTTTCCGTCTAAGGGAAAAAggaaatatgaatatattaaatatcaatttaagaatttgttaaaaaataataaagatgacaaaaaagGGTTAGTGGATGCATGGAAACAGAAATTCAATGTGTTAAAGTGTCACCATGAATTGATATACCGCCGCCCCCCAcaactcaaaaaataaaaactgttctcTTTAAGATCACCTACAGGAGGTAACACAAGTTTAATTACTAAAAACTCTCTTttgtaaacattaaaataatttacccTCCGGGTGGTTAATAAAGTTTAATATTTCAATGTTTAATAGTGtaataaagttgattcattCCATTTCCTGGTTTCCGTTTCCTCCATCACTTCCCAAACTGAGGTGAGAAGGTCGTCAGATGTTCTGGATGGTGGCAAATGATCTCCTTTTTCCGGTTGTGAGTGGAGCTGTTGGACAGATCGTGGTGCCTTCAGGGACACCAAACCAACACAAGAAGGGAGAATAGAAACCAGTTTCTACTTTCTACATATCAGA
The Antennarius striatus isolate MH-2024 chromosome 17, ASM4005453v1, whole genome shotgun sequence genome window above contains:
- the LOC137610713 gene encoding eukaryotic translation initiation factor 5A-1-like, which encodes MMDEVNFSSASSGASNTYPKQCSALRKNEYVMLRNRPCKIVEMSTSKTGKHGHAKVHLIGMCIFTNKRYEDICPSTHNMEVPNVKRTDYQCIGVEDGYVNLLSDDGTQKDDLKLPENDLGQDIKTRCENSDTFMVTVLQAMDEEQICGIKNMNP